In Scytonema millei VB511283, the genomic stretch TCCTCAAAATTTGTGTTTACTTAAATTGCTAAGTAAATCTTATCGAACCGCAGGGGACAGTTATCAGTTATCAGTGACTGTAATTATGGATTGAGTTTTTGCTTAGGGCGAAACAGGTGGGTGTGTTCGGGATGGTAGAGGCGAGATCTTGCCGTGACTTCTCCTAATGCGGGGCTGATAACATAAAGAGTAGTACGAATTAGCTGTTCTTTGTGGGTGGTCTCTGCCATTTTGTCAAGGGTGGTGACACAAATCTTTTCGTCTTCCCAACCCAAGCGAAAACAAATTGCTACAGGAGTTTCTGGCGGGTAGTGTGCTAATAATTGACTTTGAGCCGATTCTACATGACGGGCAGCGAGGTAGAGGCAAAGACTAGCTTGATGAGCAGCGAGGGATGCTAATTCTTCTCTTTCTGGGACTTGCGTGCGTCCGCTGATACGGCAGAGAATGATTGTCTGTACGAGTCCGGGGACGGTTAATTCAACGTTGAGTTTGGCAGCAGCGGCTTGAAAGGCACTGATCCCAGGAATGACTTCAAAGGGAATCTCGGCGGCGGCGAGGGCGTGCATTTGTTCGTGGATGGCGCTGTAGAGACTCGGATCGCCAGATTGGAGGCGGATTACGGATTTATGCGATCGCACCCTTTCCACCATCACGGGTAAAATATCCTCTAAGGTTTTATTTGCCGTATGGATAATTTCTGCCTCTGGACGGCACATTTGTAAGATTTGTCGCGGCACGAGAGAGTCGGCATAAAGAATGACATCTCCCTGCATTAAAAGTTTTTGGGCTTTAACGGTCAAAAGTTCTGGATCGCCTGGTCCTGCCCCTACAATGTATACTCCGGGGGCGAGGGAAGGAATTGATTCGCGATTTAACTCGATAGTAGATTCAGAAGTAGAGTTAGACAT encodes the following:
- the cobM gene encoding precorrin-4 C(11)-methyltransferase yields the protein MSNSTSESTIELNRESIPSLAPGVYIVGAGPGDPELLTVKAQKLLMQGDVILYADSLVPRQILQMCRPEAEIIHTANKTLEDILPVMVERVRSHKSVIRLQSGDPSLYSAIHEQMHALAAAEIPFEVIPGISAFQAAAAKLNVELTVPGLVQTIILCRISGRTQVPEREELASLAAHQASLCLYLAARHVESAQSQLLAHYPPETPVAICFRLGWEDEKICVTTLDKMAETTHKEQLIRTTLYVISPALGEVTARSRLYHPEHTHLFRPKQKLNP